From the Deltaproteobacteria bacterium HGW-Deltaproteobacteria-4 genome, one window contains:
- the gmhA gene encoding phosphoheptose isomerase, which translates to MSIDTQISAYFARHAQVFASTVPELTPQIRRCAQLLANSLADGRKILIAGNGGSAADAQHFAAELVGRFLLERRGLPAIALTTDSSILTAVANDYGFEQIFSRQVEALANPGDVVIGISTSGNSANILAGLAAAKQCGCTTIGLLGRDGGAIAARVDLPLIVTCAETPHIQEMHVTIIHLLCKLIEEQLFDQPGATS; encoded by the coding sequence ATGTCAATCGATACGCAGATTTCTGCTTACTTTGCCCGCCATGCCCAGGTATTCGCGAGCACTGTCCCTGAACTGACGCCGCAAATTCGTCGTTGTGCGCAGCTCCTGGCGAACTCTTTGGCCGATGGCAGAAAGATCCTGATCGCCGGCAATGGCGGTTCCGCCGCCGACGCGCAGCATTTTGCCGCTGAACTGGTCGGTCGTTTTCTGCTCGAACGTCGCGGTCTGCCGGCGATTGCCTTGACCACCGATAGCTCGATCCTCACCGCCGTAGCCAACGATTACGGTTTTGAACAGATCTTTTCCCGCCAGGTCGAAGCGTTGGCCAATCCCGGAGATGTGGTCATCGGCATCTCTACCAGCGGCAATTCGGCTAATATCCTTGCTGGCCTCGCGGCCGCCAAGCAGTGCGGCTGCACCACCATTGGCCTCCTTGGTCGTGACGGGGGTGCCATTGCTGCGCGCGTCGATCTCCCCCTGATCGTTACTTGCGCTGAAACGCCGCATATTCAGGAGATGCATGTCACTATTATTCACCTTCTCTGCAAACTGATCGAAGAGCAACTCTTTGACCAGCCGGGAGCCACTTCATGA
- a CDS encoding ABC transporter permease → MLDKRSLYSRLWIYIKPHRGRIALSMFGSLLCAGADGSMARLIQPFVDKVIVAKDAEMIFLVPWLILGLQLVKATGRYLQEYFIKTAGQLAIQSIRNDLFSHVMNLSMRFFGKNPTGVLMSKHLNDVQSLQSSLAEVLVGAMRDLVTLLALIGVAFYTDWKMAAIAFVVLPLAAWPISIIGQRIKSYARKGQGIMGELSRTLEQSFSGIKVIKGFGAEAEISSRFKVENLSYYRTLSKVFKYDAGSSPFIEIVTGIGMFAIIRYGMEQVQNEVMTVGQLFSICGAIMLMYAPFKRLTKFNNYLQIAMGAAERVFAVLDEPLEIRDQEKAIDLGAANGAVVFDDVSFAYDDDQPVLSNLSLVVNPGEVVALVGPSGAGKTTISALLCRFYDATSGVITIDGHNITEITLASLKQNLAMVDQESFLFNETIADNIRLSKPQATDAEVIAAAKQAYADEFIAVLPEGYQTRIGDRGLRLSGGQRQRICIARALLRNAPILILDEATSALDTESEAMVQQALVNLMHNRTTFVIAHRLSTIMHADKIVVLEHGHIVEVGRHGELLVHENGLYRRLYDMQFREA, encoded by the coding sequence ATGTTAGACAAGCGTTCCCTTTATAGCCGGCTCTGGATCTATATCAAACCGCATCGCGGCCGCATTGCCTTGTCGATGTTCGGCTCTCTCCTTTGTGCCGGAGCCGATGGCTCGATGGCCCGACTGATTCAGCCCTTTGTCGACAAGGTGATTGTCGCCAAGGATGCTGAGATGATTTTTCTTGTCCCCTGGCTGATTCTTGGTTTGCAACTGGTCAAGGCCACCGGCCGTTACCTGCAGGAGTACTTTATCAAGACCGCTGGTCAGTTGGCGATTCAATCGATTCGCAACGATCTCTTTAGCCACGTCATGAATCTGTCGATGCGATTTTTTGGCAAAAATCCGACCGGCGTCCTCATGTCGAAGCACCTCAACGACGTCCAGTCACTGCAAAGCTCTCTGGCTGAGGTCCTGGTCGGAGCCATGCGCGATCTTGTCACCTTGTTGGCCCTGATCGGTGTTGCTTTTTATACTGACTGGAAGATGGCAGCGATTGCGTTTGTCGTTTTGCCCCTGGCTGCCTGGCCGATCAGTATTATCGGTCAACGCATCAAGAGTTATGCGCGCAAAGGGCAGGGGATTATGGGGGAGCTGTCGCGGACCCTCGAACAGTCTTTTTCCGGGATCAAGGTGATCAAGGGCTTTGGTGCCGAGGCAGAGATCTCTTCCCGGTTTAAAGTGGAAAATTTGTCGTATTACCGGACATTGAGTAAGGTTTTCAAGTACGATGCCGGCTCCTCCCCCTTTATCGAGATCGTCACCGGTATCGGCATGTTTGCGATTATCCGCTACGGCATGGAGCAGGTGCAGAATGAGGTCATGACCGTTGGGCAGCTCTTCTCGATCTGCGGTGCTATCATGTTGATGTACGCACCGTTCAAACGTCTGACCAAGTTTAATAATTATCTGCAGATAGCGATGGGGGCGGCGGAGCGGGTCTTTGCGGTGCTCGACGAACCGCTGGAAATTCGCGATCAGGAAAAGGCCATTGATCTTGGCGCGGCCAACGGGGCTGTTGTCTTTGACGATGTCTCTTTTGCTTATGATGACGATCAGCCGGTCCTTTCGAATCTCTCTCTTGTCGTTAATCCGGGCGAAGTCGTTGCGCTGGTTGGGCCGAGCGGTGCGGGAAAGACAACGATTTCTGCCCTGTTGTGTCGTTTTTATGATGCAACTTCCGGTGTCATCACTATCGACGGTCACAATATCACAGAAATTACCCTGGCCAGTCTCAAGCAGAATCTGGCGATGGTCGATCAGGAATCCTTCCTTTTCAACGAAACGATTGCCGACAATATCCGTTTGAGCAAGCCGCAGGCAACGGATGCCGAGGTCATAGCGGCCGCGAAGCAGGCTTATGCCGATGAATTTATTGCCGTCCTGCCGGAAGGGTATCAAACACGCATCGGTGATCGCGGATTGCGTCTCTCCGGCGGCCAGCGCCAGCGGATCTGTATTGCCCGGGCGCTGCTGCGTAATGCGCCGATTCTGATCCTTGACGAAGCGACCAGTGCCCTTGATACCGAGAGTGAAGCGATGGTGCAGCAGGCGCTCGTTAATCTCATGCACAACCGTACAACGTTTGTCATTGCTCATCGCCTCTCCACCATCATGCATGCTGACAAGATTGTCGTGCTCGAACATGGGCACATTGTCGAGGTCGGGCGGCACGGTGAACTTCTTGTACATGAAAACGGCCTTTATCGCCGTCTCTACGACATGCAGTTCCGGGAGGCTTAA
- a CDS encoding acyl-[acyl-carrier-protein]--UDP-N-acetylglucosamine O-acyltransferase, which produces MIHPTAIIHPGARLSADVEIGPYAVIGEHVTLGEGCWVGPHAVVEGRTTIGRKNRIFQFTSIGAIPQDLKYHGEATTLSIGDGNTFREFVTVHLGTADGGGTTIIGNDNLLMAYVHVAHDCRVGNQIVLANAATLAGHVEVGDHAILGGLSAIHQFTRIGSHAMISGGSMVNQDITPYTIAQGDRAAPVGINLIGLKRRGFSDEALRALKNSYKTFFRAGLKQEEALEKMAVDAAAYPEVKVFVDFIRGTQRGIAR; this is translated from the coding sequence ATGATACATCCGACAGCGATCATTCATCCCGGTGCCCGGCTTTCGGCTGATGTTGAAATCGGCCCTTACGCGGTTATCGGTGAGCACGTCACGCTCGGCGAAGGTTGCTGGGTCGGGCCGCATGCGGTGGTCGAAGGGCGCACCACCATCGGCCGAAAGAATCGTATTTTTCAATTCACCTCGATCGGCGCCATCCCCCAGGATCTGAAATACCACGGTGAAGCAACGACACTCAGCATCGGCGATGGCAATACCTTTCGTGAATTCGTCACCGTCCATCTCGGTACTGCCGATGGCGGCGGGACGACGATCATCGGCAATGACAATCTCCTCATGGCTTATGTTCATGTTGCGCATGACTGCCGGGTCGGCAATCAGATTGTTCTCGCCAATGCCGCCACCCTGGCCGGCCACGTTGAGGTCGGTGATCACGCCATCCTCGGCGGCCTCTCGGCAATTCACCAGTTTACCCGTATCGGTTCCCACGCCATGATCAGCGGCGGATCGATGGTCAATCAGGATATTACGCCCTACACCATCGCCCAAGGGGATCGGGCCGCACCGGTCGGGATAAATCTTATCGGCTTGAAACGGCGCGGTTTCTCCGACGAAGCCCTGCGAGCCCTGAAAAATTCCTATAAAACCTTCTTCCGGGCCGGACTCAAACAGGAAGAGGCTTTGGAGAAGATGGCAGTTGACGCAGCCGCCTACCCGGAGGTGAAAGTTTTCGTCGATTTTATCCGCGGTACACAGCGCGGCATCGCCCGCTAG
- a CDS encoding lipid-A-disaccharide synthase produces the protein MIVTGEASGDLHGANLIRAAQVIDPELSFFGVGGEQMAAAGCEIIIPGKTISVMGIVEVIGHFPIIWQTFQHLKKILQGEQRPDLLILIDFPDFNLRLAAVAKKLGIPVLYYVSPQVWAWRRGRVKHIAKVVDRLAAILPFEPPLYAGLDIDVEYVGNPLTDQVQISEEREPFLRRLGIPSVSPVVGLFPGSRGTELRYNLSTLLATARIVMQEHPSVHFLVPAAATLGTERLSTAIAQAGGADLPLTLVAESVYDVANASDAVLAVSGTVTLQVALVGTPLLLIYRVAPMTYAIGRHLIKVPFIGLPNIIAGQEVAREFVQDAADPQVLGAELNMILANPLHAAALRQGLALVREKIGPGGCSQRVAQMAVEMSRGQIRRKGETC, from the coding sequence ATGATCGTCACCGGAGAAGCCTCTGGGGATCTGCACGGAGCCAACCTGATCCGTGCCGCGCAGGTGATCGATCCGGAACTCTCTTTCTTCGGCGTCGGCGGTGAGCAGATGGCTGCGGCCGGATGTGAGATCATCATCCCCGGCAAGACCATCTCGGTTATGGGGATTGTCGAAGTCATTGGACATTTCCCGATCATCTGGCAAACCTTTCAACACCTCAAGAAAATTTTGCAGGGGGAGCAAAGACCCGATCTCCTTATCCTTATCGACTTCCCGGATTTCAATCTGCGCCTTGCTGCTGTCGCCAAAAAACTCGGCATTCCCGTCCTTTACTATGTCAGCCCGCAGGTCTGGGCGTGGCGGCGGGGGAGGGTGAAGCATATTGCCAAAGTCGTCGACCGTCTTGCTGCCATCCTCCCCTTCGAACCCCCTCTGTATGCCGGACTCGATATCGACGTCGAATATGTCGGCAATCCCCTCACCGATCAGGTGCAGATCAGTGAAGAGCGCGAACCTTTTCTCCGGCGACTTGGTATCCCCTCTGTCTCCCCGGTCGTCGGGCTCTTTCCCGGCAGTCGCGGTACGGAGCTGCGCTACAATCTGTCGACCCTGCTGGCCACAGCGCGGATCGTGATGCAGGAGCATCCGTCGGTCCATTTCCTTGTTCCGGCCGCTGCCACTCTCGGGACAGAACGGCTCAGCACCGCGATTGCCCAGGCGGGGGGCGCTGATCTGCCCCTGACTCTCGTTGCCGAGTCGGTCTACGATGTCGCCAATGCTTCTGATGCTGTTCTGGCGGTCTCGGGGACGGTGACCTTGCAAGTCGCTCTGGTCGGTACGCCGCTGTTGCTCATTTACCGGGTGGCACCCATGACCTATGCCATCGGCCGGCATCTGATCAAGGTTCCGTTTATCGGTTTGCCGAATATCATCGCCGGTCAGGAGGTTGCTCGTGAATTCGTTCAGGATGCAGCCGATCCGCAAGTCCTTGGCGCTGAACTCAATATGATCCTCGCTAACCCGCTGCACGCTGCTGCGTTGCGGCAAGGGCTGGCACTGGTCAGGGAGAAGATCGGGCCGGGCGGGTGTTCGCAACGGGTGGCGCAGATGGCAGTAGAGATGAGTCGCGGGCAGATTCGCCGTAAAGGAGAGACATGTTAG
- a CDS encoding bifunctional heptose 7-phosphate kinase/heptose 1-phosphate adenyltransferase: MKIDRLLLERFLLRLPKLRTLVVGDLMLDEYLWGKTERISPEAPVAIVDVSRDDLRLGGAGNVINNLATLGCQVAVLSVVGDDRDGHKLADCLAAKGIASSGIIFEPGRLTTRKTRILAGHQQVLRIDREIRASISTASEDQLLTSACAALANCDLLLLSDYRKGVLTDRMTMALIAMANQLRVPVVVDPKGESYRKYRGATLLTPNRKEAQLATGIAITDITSLEAAGKALCASLALNALLITRSEEGMSIFYPDGRHLPLPTVAREVFDVSGAGDTVLALMGVGLAAGLDVAQAAQIANLGAGIVVAKLGTSTVTTDELLRAAMSQEDEPQSKIHDRTIVARFLSAERERGKKIVFTNGCFDLLHVGHVKYLQQARRLGDLLVLGLNTDASIRRLKGPKRPLIDEEERAHILAALSCIDYVVLFDEETPYELIQLLRPDILVKGGDYTVEGVVGRDLVEGWGGRVELINFVDGKSTTSTIEKILEAYRDTA, encoded by the coding sequence ATGAAGATTGACCGGCTGCTGCTCGAACGTTTTCTTCTTCGTCTCCCGAAGCTGCGCACCCTGGTCGTTGGCGATTTAATGCTCGATGAGTATTTGTGGGGAAAGACGGAGCGGATCTCTCCGGAAGCGCCGGTGGCGATTGTCGATGTTTCCCGCGATGATCTGCGTCTTGGCGGTGCCGGCAATGTCATCAACAATCTCGCTACGCTCGGTTGTCAGGTTGCCGTCCTCAGCGTAGTCGGTGATGACAGAGATGGCCATAAACTTGCAGATTGCCTTGCAGCCAAAGGGATTGCCAGTTCCGGCATCATCTTTGAGCCCGGCCGCTTAACCACGCGCAAGACCCGAATCCTTGCCGGCCATCAGCAGGTGCTGCGGATCGACCGGGAGATCCGGGCATCGATCAGCACGGCCAGTGAAGATCAGCTCCTGACCTCTGCCTGTGCTGCTCTTGCTAACTGCGACCTCCTCCTGCTTTCCGATTATCGCAAGGGTGTCCTCACGGATCGGATGACGATGGCCTTGATTGCCATGGCCAATCAGTTACGGGTGCCGGTGGTTGTCGATCCCAAGGGGGAGAGCTATCGCAAATATCGCGGCGCCACCTTGTTGACTCCCAACCGCAAAGAAGCACAACTGGCAACCGGCATTGCGATTACGGATATCACTTCTCTCGAAGCGGCCGGCAAGGCACTTTGTGCCTCTTTGGCCCTCAATGCCCTCCTCATTACCCGCAGCGAAGAAGGGATGAGTATCTTTTATCCCGACGGTCGCCATCTCCCCCTGCCGACGGTGGCGCGGGAAGTCTTCGACGTCTCCGGCGCCGGCGATACCGTCCTTGCCCTGATGGGGGTCGGGCTTGCTGCCGGTCTTGATGTTGCCCAGGCCGCGCAGATCGCCAACCTTGGTGCCGGGATCGTCGTGGCCAAGCTCGGCACCTCGACCGTGACGACGGATGAACTGCTACGCGCGGCAATGAGTCAGGAAGATGAACCGCAGAGCAAGATTCATGATCGCACCATTGTCGCCCGCTTCCTGAGTGCCGAACGGGAACGGGGCAAGAAGATCGTCTTCACCAATGGCTGTTTCGATCTCCTTCATGTCGGCCACGTCAAATATTTGCAGCAGGCGCGGCGCCTTGGAGATCTCCTTGTCCTCGGCCTCAATACCGACGCCTCCATTCGCCGTCTCAAAGGGCCGAAACGCCCGCTCATTGACGAAGAAGAGCGCGCCCATATTCTCGCCGCACTCTCTTGTATCGACTACGTTGTCCTCTTTGACGAAGAGACTCCTTATGAGCTGATCCAGCTCCTCCGTCCCGACATCCTCGTCAAAGGGGGGGATTACACTGTTGAAGGAGTGGTTGGCCGTGATCTTGTCGAAGGGTGGGGGGGACGAGTTGAGCTGATAAACTTTGTCGACGGTAAATCAACGACCTCGACTATCGAAAAGATCCTCGAAGCTTACCGGGATACAGCTTGA
- the fabZ gene encoding 3-hydroxyacyl-[acyl-carrier-protein] dehydratase FabZ, whose translation MPMYSTDIMKYLPHRYPFLLIDRIIEIEPGKKIVGIKNVTVNEPFFQGHFPGHPVMPGVLIIEAMAQVGGIFAMITDNIGDDKVTYFAGIDNARFRKPVVPGDVLRFELTLTNCRRGLYCFNAKAYVESTLVAEADLKATFADKNI comes from the coding sequence ATGCCCATGTACAGCACTGATATCATGAAGTATCTACCCCACCGATACCCGTTTCTGCTGATTGACCGGATTATCGAAATCGAGCCGGGCAAGAAGATTGTCGGCATCAAAAACGTCACGGTTAATGAGCCCTTTTTCCAGGGACACTTTCCGGGGCATCCAGTCATGCCCGGCGTTCTGATTATCGAAGCGATGGCGCAGGTTGGCGGCATCTTTGCCATGATCACCGACAATATCGGCGATGACAAAGTGACCTACTTTGCCGGTATCGATAATGCTCGCTTCCGTAAACCGGTCGTCCCCGGTGATGTTTTACGCTTTGAGTTGACCTTGACCAACTGTCGCCGCGGTCTTTATTGCTTTAATGCGAAAGCTTATGTCGAATCGACCCTGGTGGCCGAAGCCGATCTCAAAGCGACCTTTGCTGACAAAAACATTTAA
- the lpxK gene encoding tetraacyldisaccharide 4'-kinase: protein MKQRWRRFAEEPLHAATFLLWLFLLPFSLVYGAGQRLRACLYRSGVLRSYRAPQPVISVGNLTVGGTGKTPVVDAIVRHLVQRGERPAVISRGYGGKFRRGVAVVSRGDGQGPLLPSLFCGDEPFLLARRNPRAVVIVAPQRSAGVKAALRDCGATIILLDDGFQHLAVQRDLDILLLDAGRPLGNGSVLPAGLLREPAAAHHRAGLCLLTRDEGLAAPSPFATLSTLRCRHRLAGEFVSLDGTVQRIKDFSGQRGVAFAGIANPTNFFLALKALGLEIIDTIALNDHADFSAETLKKLDQASLNADFFVTTEKDGVKLRSSDLPLPCFQALLELEFAPVGKLEEIVDTLLTRTRML from the coding sequence ATGAAGCAGCGCTGGCGCCGTTTTGCTGAAGAGCCGCTGCATGCGGCGACCTTTTTGCTGTGGCTCTTTCTCCTCCCTTTCAGTTTAGTTTACGGGGCAGGGCAGCGTCTCCGTGCCTGTCTTTACCGCTCCGGCGTCTTACGCTCCTACCGCGCGCCGCAGCCGGTGATCTCGGTCGGCAATCTCACGGTCGGCGGTACCGGCAAGACGCCGGTCGTCGATGCTATTGTCCGCCATCTGGTGCAACGCGGTGAGCGTCCGGCTGTTATCAGTCGCGGCTACGGCGGAAAGTTTCGTCGCGGTGTGGCGGTCGTCAGCCGTGGTGACGGGCAGGGCCCACTCCTGCCGTCTTTGTTCTGTGGTGATGAGCCATTTCTCCTGGCGCGCCGTAACCCCCGGGCGGTCGTGATCGTGGCACCGCAGCGCAGCGCGGGGGTAAAAGCGGCCCTTCGCGATTGTGGCGCGACGATCATTCTCCTCGACGACGGCTTTCAGCATCTGGCGGTGCAGCGCGATCTTGATATCCTCCTCCTTGATGCGGGACGTCCTCTGGGCAATGGCAGTGTTCTTCCTGCCGGTCTGCTGCGCGAGCCAGCGGCTGCCCACCATCGTGCCGGGCTCTGCCTCCTGACCCGCGACGAAGGGCTCGCCGCTCCGTCTCCCTTTGCCACGCTGTCAACCCTGCGCTGCCGCCATCGCCTGGCCGGGGAGTTTGTTTCTCTTGACGGCACCGTACAGAGAATTAAAGACTTTAGCGGACAGCGCGGTGTGGCTTTTGCCGGCATCGCCAACCCGACGAATTTTTTCCTGGCACTAAAGGCGCTCGGGTTGGAAATCATTGACACCATCGCGCTGAATGACCATGCGGACTTTAGTGCTGAAACCTTGAAGAAGCTTGATCAAGCATCTTTAAATGCCGATTTTTTCGTGACGACAGAGAAAGACGGTGTTAAACTTCGCTCTTCGGATTTACCTCTCCCTTGTTTTCAGGCCCTTCTCGAACTGGAGTTTGCTCCGGTGGGCAAGCTGGAAGAGATTGTCGACACCCTTTTAACGCGAACGAGAATGTTATGA
- a CDS encoding 3-deoxy-D-manno-octulosonic acid transferase: MPMKPGLSTDWRAMAFALYDLILLLIAAGMIPWYLLRRVFGFRSRSGLRERFGYYAPQRLTAIMGRPVIWIHAVSVGETRAAIPLIKGLRQAWPDHALVLTNVTETGHEVAATIAELDLCLFFPLDLSFVIRRVLARLKPTLIVIVETEIWPNLIRTAAVRHVPIALVNGRISDRSYPRYRRFQRILAPLLQQVTLFSMQSTIDCERIIALGAGPENVVSSGNLKFDMPMNLVEADPALLRLRYHLPDHLPIWICGSTHEGEEAALLQSYRTLLAQGEELVLILAPRHPPRVPAVCDLLTDRNFSYRRRSQLKATDSLLASGEVLLVDTLGELLPLYAASDLVFVGGSLVPVGGHNLLEAALVSRPVIFGPHMHNFRDISQLILSAGAGSQVQSEAELPALIARYLHDFSLRQQQGAAGHQLIAAHAGATARTVALLRTLV; encoded by the coding sequence ATGCCAATGAAGCCCGGGCTATCGACCGATTGGAGAGCTATGGCCTTCGCGCTGTATGATCTCATCCTCCTCCTGATTGCCGCCGGGATGATCCCCTGGTATCTGTTGCGCCGTGTCTTCGGCTTTCGCTCGCGCAGTGGCCTGCGTGAACGCTTCGGTTACTACGCACCACAACGTTTGACGGCGATCATGGGCCGGCCGGTGATCTGGATTCATGCCGTTTCCGTCGGCGAAACGCGGGCGGCGATCCCCTTGATCAAGGGCTTGCGTCAGGCGTGGCCTGATCATGCCCTGGTTCTCACCAATGTCACCGAGACTGGTCACGAAGTTGCGGCGACGATAGCCGAGCTTGATCTCTGCCTCTTCTTCCCCCTCGACCTTTCTTTTGTTATCCGTCGCGTCCTTGCCCGGCTCAAGCCCACCCTGATCGTTATTGTCGAAACCGAGATCTGGCCAAATCTGATCCGTACCGCTGCGGTGCGCCACGTCCCCATTGCTCTGGTCAACGGTCGCATCTCGGATCGTTCTTATCCCCGCTACCGGCGATTCCAAAGAATTCTTGCCCCGCTTTTGCAACAGGTCACCCTGTTTAGTATGCAATCGACTATAGATTGCGAGCGGATTATTGCCCTCGGCGCCGGACCCGAGAACGTTGTCAGCAGCGGCAATCTTAAATTCGACATGCCGATGAATCTGGTTGAAGCCGATCCGGCGCTGTTGCGCTTGCGCTATCATCTACCAGATCATCTCCCCATCTGGATCTGCGGCAGCACTCATGAAGGCGAAGAAGCCGCGTTGCTGCAAAGTTACCGCACTCTCCTGGCGCAGGGAGAAGAGCTTGTCCTGATCCTCGCTCCTCGCCATCCGCCCCGCGTGCCGGCAGTTTGTGACCTCTTGACCGACCGGAACTTTTCTTATCGTCGGCGCAGCCAGTTAAAGGCAACAGATTCGCTCCTCGCATCAGGGGAGGTCCTCCTCGTCGATACCCTGGGTGAACTCCTCCCGCTCTATGCCGCGAGTGATCTGGTCTTTGTCGGCGGCAGTCTTGTCCCCGTCGGCGGCCACAACCTCCTGGAGGCGGCGCTGGTCAGCCGTCCGGTCATCTTTGGTCCGCATATGCACAACTTTCGCGATATCTCGCAATTGATCCTAAGCGCCGGAGCGGGAAGTCAGGTGCAGTCTGAAGCGGAATTGCCGGCTCTGATTGCACGCTATCTGCACGATTTCTCATTACGGCAACAACAGGGTGCGGCCGGCCACCAGCTCATTGCTGCCCATGCTGGCGCCACGGCCCGGACGGTGGCTCTGTTGCGGACTCTGGTGTAG
- the lpxD gene encoding UDP-3-O-(3-hydroxymyristoyl)glucosamine N-acyltransferase translates to MVKLRELAALIGAGIDGDPDVEIQRMATIDQAQKSDITFLANPKYLPLLAETQAGAVIIGIGVEAPAGLNLLRCENPYLAFAKILTFLHVQRPDSQGISPRASIDPTAEIAAGVTIHPGCVVGARVKIGSHTTLYSNVVLYDDVTLGEDCIIHAGVVIREGCRIGHRVIIQPSAVIGSDGFGFAPDGERYYKIPQIGIVVVEDDVEVGACSCIDRAALGVTRLGQGVKLDNMVQIAHNVTIGAHTVIAAQTGISGSSKIGRHCTFGGQSSSAGHIKTGDNLIVAGRGALAGNTDGDQIVSGVPAIPHRDWLKASMIFAKLPSLRKEVLRMQREIDLLKNVIDKGE, encoded by the coding sequence GTGGTCAAACTTCGCGAACTTGCTGCTCTGATCGGTGCTGGTATCGATGGTGATCCCGACGTTGAGATTCAACGGATGGCGACTATCGATCAGGCCCAAAAAAGTGATATCACCTTCTTGGCCAATCCGAAATATCTGCCGCTACTGGCTGAAACACAGGCCGGAGCGGTGATTATCGGCATCGGGGTCGAAGCCCCGGCAGGGCTTAATCTCTTGCGGTGTGAGAACCCTTATCTGGCTTTTGCCAAGATCCTTACTTTTTTGCATGTACAGCGCCCTGATTCGCAAGGGATATCTCCCCGTGCCAGTATCGATCCGACCGCTGAAATCGCAGCTGGGGTAACGATTCACCCCGGCTGCGTCGTCGGGGCCCGGGTTAAAATCGGATCGCATACCACCTTGTATTCGAATGTCGTCCTTTACGACGATGTCACCCTTGGCGAAGACTGTATCATCCATGCCGGAGTTGTCATTCGCGAAGGGTGTCGAATCGGTCATCGCGTGATTATTCAGCCATCAGCCGTGATCGGTTCGGATGGTTTCGGTTTTGCTCCGGATGGGGAGCGTTACTACAAGATTCCACAAATCGGTATTGTTGTGGTTGAAGATGACGTGGAAGTTGGAGCTTGCAGTTGTATCGATCGCGCAGCTTTAGGGGTGACCCGCCTTGGTCAAGGGGTCAAGCTCGACAATATGGTGCAAATTGCTCATAACGTCACCATCGGTGCCCATACGGTGATAGCAGCCCAGACCGGGATTTCCGGCAGCAGCAAAATCGGTCGCCACTGCACTTTTGGCGGACAATCTTCTTCTGCCGGGCATATTAAGACCGGTGACAACCTGATCGTCGCCGGACGTGGCGCACTCGCCGGCAATACTGATGGAGATCAGATTGTCTCGGGTGTCCCGGCGATTCCCCATCGTGACTGGCTCAAGGCTTCCATGATCTTTGCCAAGCTCCCCTCTTTGCGTAAAGAGGTGTTGCGAATGCAAAGAGAGATTGATCTTTTAAAGAATGTCATCGATAAAGGAGAATAA